In Lolium rigidum isolate FL_2022 chromosome 7, APGP_CSIRO_Lrig_0.1, whole genome shotgun sequence, the DNA window CGCCAGGTCCTCGTGGTCGTGGGCCATGTCCCttggcgccaccgccaccgcttccTCCCTCGCGGATGGCGTCCTTCAGCTCGTGGTTCACCCGATCGATCCGCGTGTGATccgaccctggccgcgccaccgccAGCAGGTCGGAGCGTCCCCACCGCCATTACCGACCTTGACGCTGCCAGCCAATAAAATATGGGTCTGCCCGCTGGAGATGTCCCTAACACAAACAGTCAATTTGACACTGTACACATATTTTATTGTCCACGGGCCGACACAAACGGACAAGGGTCCATAATTTAAATGTCCATCTTGCCCCGTCGGTCTGTCGGACATGCCGTGAGAGCTAGACCGGGTGTTCAGCATGCTGTGGTCAATCCTGACCGATCCAACTCCGCTGGCTCCAAGATGCTGCGAAACCAGACGGATCGTGCACACGTGGCGACAGCGAAGTGATACGCCGAGCTGGGCACACACAGGAGACACGCCGCCATGTGGGCAATCTTCAGTGATAAGCCAACACAAGTGccgtttcaaaacaaaacaaaaaggcaacacaagtgccgtttcaaaacaaaacaaaaagccaACACAACTGAACAATCTTCAGCGATATCACTTGACAGCTGGCCAAAGCGTTCCATCCCTTCATAATTATCTCTGTGTTCTGAGTTTAGTTAAACTTTTGATCAAACATTTTCTTAAAAAAATCAACATCTGTAACAGAAATGTATTGCATTACAATTGTCACAAAGTATATATTTTCAAACTATGTGCATTTGGTGTTATGAATGCTCATATATAATCGTTCCTATTCACGATCAAAATCGATCATAAATTACCTAGGACACAGAGATAATTGCGAATGGATGGAATACTTCGATGGCTCTGCATGACGTGCCACCGACACATACAAAGAACAACCATGAGAATGTGTTTTATCTCGCCTCTCATCATTTCTGGTACTCCACCAGCTGTTATGAATTACTAGAGGattaccccgcgcgttgcagcggggaTTGAAGAATATGATTTAGAGATATATAGACATCAGTAAAATCACAGTGATATTTATCAAAGTGAAACAACTTAACACCAAAAGTTAGCACAAATGCATCCGCTCAATTCCAATCCCAAACTAAAATGTAGTATACTCCTATAGTTCTTTCAGTTGCTTCAAAATAAGATGTAGATGTACAAATCAATTGATTAAAAAGAGGTTACATCAGTGTTGACTAACTTTATAGTATACTATAAAGTTAGTCAACACTGATGCACATCTACTCAATTCTAATCAAGTCAAAGAACCAAAACTGCAGCGTACATTAATTTACATTTCATTCAGATGGTTCGGAGAGGATTACATTGATATTTATAGTAAAGCTGATTGTACGAACAAAAGCAGCTAAAAATGACAGATGGTTATATCTAATGAGCCAAAAACATGTCAAATTGACACTGTAGCTAAAGACTATTGTACGCTCACCACATATAGGTTAGACAGGGTAATGGTTTTAGGAATGGCTCGATTATAAACCATTTGATACAATAAAAACTGAAAGCCTATAAGACCTCCTGACTTGTTGCATGAATTATAAAATTTACAAATGTACATGGATTAGTTCTTTTCATGGAGTCGACAGCAGGATCCTGCAATTGGGAAATTAAGAAACAATAATCGATTTGTGCTAATCAAGCTGGTTTAGTTCTTAGTTAGCATGAGGATGAGGGTTAACAAATAAGTACAAAAGAAATATAATAAGTGCAGGATAAGCATGATACAACAATAGAAGAGTGAACTGGAAGTTGCTGCTTAAAAAAACAGGAAATTAAAGAATAAATAAGAGGGGTATGATAAATAAAACACACTTACATTTGTTGACTTCTGAGGAGGTTTGCTAGTTCTCTTTCCTGTTAAAGAAAAGATGAAGTGAACGCCAAACCTGTTTCCAAACCGATACGATGGTCCTCAATTCATTATTATAGGATAAATGCTATAACCACAAGAAACGGCCTTGCATATAATATATGTACCGGCACCAGAATCAGCTGTCTAAATTCCAATCATGTAACTGGGGTGGGCATAAAATAGAACGAAGTTCTTAGCTTGATCGACTCCATCCCTGATGTATGCAATGCACACCCTGTGGAAAATTTTCCCTGTATTTGGATTAATCACAAACAGACACAACACTTAAGCCAATGGAAGAATATTTGGAATTATAATCAATATACATATATTCTCCACGAAATATAGACTTCTTTGAATTAATTAGGAGAAAATGACTTGAAATTGATGCAGAAAAGAAAGGATAGGGAGAAAACCAGCAGATCAGACATGGGATGAATAGAGAAGATTAATCAATGAACTCCAATAGGTAGGTGCGGAGTCCACTACTGATCCATCTTTCACCCTGATGGTGCAGATCCTGCACGGGAAAACATCAACAATGTCCACGCTGCCCTTGAGAAAGTCGTACGGGCAAGGACCTGACCTGGAGGAGCACCTATGATTAATCAGAAACAGAGGGAAAGTCTTGGTGATCTTGAGTTCGTCATGGTCTTATAAAACGCCGGACAGGAGATGGATCAGTCAGGCGGAGGTCAGTGGGAAGGGGAGAGGGTGGAGTAGACGAATAGGAAGAGCCAACAAATCGCTATAATTATGTTCTATTTCTTTATCGTTGGTGCGCTTCGGGAATACAAATAGGTACATGGACGGGCCGCTAGTGGGCTGATGTGGAAAGCTATTTCTGTGCAGATAAAAATTGAAAATTCAAATAGTTTTCTGATGTGGCAGGTCGAtgaggtggcatgcttgcatgttgagagaattacctttagtgggttgctcccatttagatattatagataagtCCAGACAACTTTTTTTATTCTTAGGGAGTAGAAACTCTATCTTACTTATTGTCCTCTCTCCCCTCCAATAAATGCTTTTTCACACCTTTTCTCTCATAAATGTAAAACTATTGGTGTATGTAGCAAATGATCATAACGAGTTATGGACtttttttaatcacatcaagccgAGGAAGTAGTGGTTATGCAATTCTAAGCGCAACAAAACCCGAATCTGATTCTGATATGATGCCACACTCGGTATCTGCCTCCTTCTGCTTTTATTTTTCGCCACAAAAGATCACCCTGCCTATTGAATTGACAAAAAGACCACCTATGAGGGCAAATGCCAGAAAAGACCACCTCCGGTGTGGCGGCACAACTCCCCAGACGACACATGGCAACTGCCGCTGTCAGCTgtggcggcagggcctgccgTCGTGCATGGTGGCGGACGTTTTCCGACCAAGGTAGCCATCGAGCGTGGTGGGCTATGCCGCCGTTGACCGTGGCAACCTGCCGCCAGATGCTGTGGCGGCAACCCTATCCATTTCTGATACTGGTACCACCTACGACAAGTCGATACAGGGACTTCTCTCAGTGTACATGTGCGCGTAGGTACACTTGTAGGAAAACAATGACGCCTTGAGCTTTCACggaacggtggcgcttcctggaaTAGGCCCCCTGTCACTACGGGAGAATtgctgtacgccgacggccaggcgatgtgccgacggccaaatgtcgggtccGTCGGCACAGTAGCCTCCGGAGCGCGGCGACGAGGATGACCGTCGGCGTTAAATTGGCCGTCGCGTACGAGCCggaggtgccgacggtcaccgtcggcacagctcggccgtcggcacagaccagcCCGGCCATCGGCACaacatttttatttcttttttttccactacagaactgtgccgacggttaaaccgtcggcatagctttttcctatttctcaacggcagtcttcaaaaaagcataactaaatcattctaactgagaaaaataagtataatatatcaaattttgcagaaaaacaagatctatcatagaaaaatatcaaaaatagaatatttcaaatacctaggTGTCGCCGTACCgggtgtgcgggtgcacccattcgcgaaaaaaccaaacggacaaaaattagcacatataatgatgcgtcgtagaactaaaaacatttttttcggaatttctggagcgacagatagttgagccctagttcaaatccggttagtttccagcggattcggcgggacaccgccgaaagccgcatgagttcccaaaaagctaatgcgtgcacatgtcatgtgataggtggtgcgtaggtggtctactatcatcgcacggaggtttcacgtcatactaaaatgcgccccatgtagctgcttcacaaataaaaaccgtttggacacgctaaaaatgaaaagatggtcgcccgtgggtcggattagaaatccgcacccggGGTTTCACTTTCCATCCTAgggccacacacgtgccaaatatgaccttgtttcgggaaactatgccatgccgaggccgttttccACCTCATTtcacctgaaatccatagaactccggacatgatagcccttttcgtgaagggattttcaaaataattgccgtatcccagttttgacaaacggaatagttaccatgacatataaaatgacaccACGCGGATCCGtcagattttttgacttcgttcaaattgccatctggccaaaacaggacccccgggacatgcggtatcgccgtaccgggcgtgcgggtgcacccattcgcgaacaaactaaacggacaaaaaatagcacatataataatgtgtcgtagaactaaaaatattttttccagaatttctggagtgacggatagttgagccatatttcaaatccggtcagtttccaacgaattcggcgggacaccgccggaaaccgcatgggttcccaaaaagctaatgcatgcacatgtcatgtgataggtggtgcgtaggtggtctactatcatcgcacggaggtttcacgtcatattaAAATGtgtcccatgtagctgcttcacaaataaaaaccgtttgggcacgctaaaaatgaaacgaTGGTCGCCCGtgtgtcggattagaaatccgcaaccggggtcttgcttcccatcctaggttccacacacgtgccaaatatgacctcgttttgggaaactatgccatgccgaggccatttcccacctcatttcccctaaaatccatagaactctggacgtgatagcccttttcgtgaagggtttttcaaaataattgccgtatcccagttttgacaaacggaatagttaccatgacatataaaatgacgccacgcggccccgtgggatttttttgacttcgttcaaattgccctctggccaaaacagggaccacgggacatgcggtatcgtcgtaccgggcgtgcgggtacacccattcgcgaacaaactaaacggacaaaaattagcacatataatgatgcatcgtagaactaaaaacattttttccggaatttctggaatgacggatagttgagccctagttcaaatccggtcagtttccagcggaatcggcgggacaccgccggaagccgcatggattcttaaatagctaacgcgtgtacattccatgtgataggtggtgcgtaggtggtctactatcatcgcacagaggtttcacgtcatactaaaatacgccccatgtagctgcttcacaaataaaaaccgtttgggcacgctaaaaatgaaaatatggtcgcccatgggtcggattagaaatccgcgtccggggtcttgcttcccatcctaggacccacacacgtgccaaatatgacctcatttcggcaaactatgccatgccgaggccgtttcccacctcattttcgataaagtcaaccagatttaaactagaggtacttgatctattgctcattatttttgggtaaattaaattgtaggttcaaaatatgatatggatgtcatatttgtattcctcttatttttctgatcaatttagacatattatttgccaaattcatatttgctgatattaattattccatattaaataaaaagacaaaaattaaatcatttaattgtttttcaaattatatattattattatttatatatattcattgttgtttacttaagtaattgtttagaattaaaaaaatatagagatgtggcagcactgtcaaagggttaatatgattgatatggtagtattaacaacaagggcgtcatttctttcatggaagctcatccaaagagaaccaagaagttaagcgtgctggggcgggagtagtgtgaggatgggtgaccaattgggaagtttgactacgagtgcaatttgacctaagattagatgtactaagtgtaagtgtgattgtgaaagattaacaagtaaaaaagaataagaagaaaattgaaaaaaaaattcaaaaaaaatatttttaatcttttttcaaaaaaaaaattgaaaattttgaaatactatgccgacggtataaccgtcggcacaacaaactatgccgacggccagtctgtgccgacggtgatcgggcagtccccgaccagaactatgccgacgacgctacaccgacggtcaccgtcggcacagcctgtgccgacggccttccttgctgtgccgacggctggcggccgtcggcagaCTGGAGCTCTCCCGTAGTGTGTTAGACGTATGTTTGGTCATGCACCTTGGCTTCCCACGGAGCTAAGGTGCCAGTTGACAAATGACACTTGACGGCGACCTTGGTCAAGGTCCGCAAACGTGCACCACCTTGCACAAcggcaggccctgccgccacAGCTGACGGCGGCAGGTGCCACGTGTCACCTACGGGTTGTGCCACTCGGTTGAAGGTGGTCTTTTCTGGCATTTGGACTTACAGGTGGTATTTTTTTATCAATTTGGATGGTAGAGTGGTCCTCTCTGGCAAAAATTCTCCGGTTTCCTGTGATTTGCGTAGATGCCACAGTGATTCTCTTTGTGGACGCCGATGAGATTCCATTGATTCGTTTGTGTTTTACACGATCGAGTGCTTGTGGTCGCGGTGCAGCGTGCACGAACTCCACGCAAAGGCAGCACTGTCTCTCAAAGCCATGACACAGGCATAGCACGGGCCACAATGTGTTTGCGGGGCAATCCTGCTGTTCGCCATCGCCATGCATCTATCCGNNNNNNNNNNNNNNNNNNNNNNNNNNNNNNNNNNNNNNNNNNNNNNNNNNNNNNNNNNNNNNNNNNNNNNNNNNNNNNNNNNNNNNNNNNNNNNNNNNNNAACAACAAAGCAGCTGCCCGCAATACCACCAGGTGATCTTTTCCGGACCAAAATTAACCCACCGCTACCGCTCTACTTTATCAGCTAGTTGTCACACCGGTCTTTTCCTCTGTGATACAGATCTACTACGACGCCTACACCCCGTTCTAAATtaagggtgacttcttttgggcttatgcttatgcataagccgGCTTCTGTGTTTCGGTGGGCAGAAACTGTGGTGGCTAGAAGCAGAAGCTAGTTATAcctattcttttgggcttctgaaATTATAGCTTATTTGTTGTGTTGAGTTGTAAAATGTCTATAAAGCCCCAAGATTTGATATGTGATTTAAATAAGTGAtgatatcatatatatgttgcttTTTAGTAGATAATGAGCTAGAATTGAATCAAGAAAGTTATGAAAAGTCGGATGATAATAAAATCAAGGTGTCATAGTTTATTACATgcgaaataaaataaataaatgtcTTAGTGGATCCGAAAGTACAATAATAACCACTCAAGCAACCAAACTTTCAGCAATACTTTGTCGTAGGGCACCCATGACGCCAtcagatgaagaagaagcatgTCCACTTGAAAAAGACGCGCTATCCTCGTAGATATATGAGCTTCTCTCCATCCTGTCAAAATGGTCGTCATATAGCTTGCTATCTCGGATGAAGTTGTGCAAACACATGCATGCAGGTGATGATCTTTGTTTGTGTCGGAGGGTCGTGGTAATGTGGTATAGAAAGCCAGAATGCGCCACTTCAACTTTAGAACGCCAAATGCTCTTTCAATGGCATTTCGTAGAGACGAATGAAGATGGTTGAATTTCTCTTGCATGTTTTGCGGAGGCGCACCTTGGAAATCTGGAACATGATACCGCTGCTCTTTGAAAGGAGCAAGATAACCGGTTCCGTTTGGGTATCcgtaatcaacaagatagtatttTCCTACAAGTAGAAAAAAGATCAGAAGTAAACTATGATATTTATGAGTAGTAACTACATGTACAAAAGGATTACCATGAGGAGGGTGCGGATAATTGTGGAACCTAGGCCGAGCATCAGTCCATACACGGGTATCATGAACAGACCCAGGCCATCCAGGAACAGCAAATGTGAACCTCATGTCAAAATCACATATTGCAAGGACATTCTGACTTGTAAAGCCTTTTCTGTTAGTGTATTTTATCTTGTCCTTCTCAGCAACTTGGACAGGAATATGTGTTCCATCTATCGCTCCAATGGCATCTTTGAAATGGGGCCAAAATCTTGGTTGTTTCAATTTATCATGTACTTGGGTGAAAGTGGGATCATTAGGTGTAATATAATCACCCGCCATACGGTCTACACAATCTAGCACATGATGAAACTTTTTGCTAACGGTAGAAACACTACGCTCAAACCGGTCCGCGAGCTTGACTATTCGACCCGGGAGCCCCCAACATGTACGGGAAGAGAGCAAGTGATTCTTTACTGGACATCTGAGAAGTTGACTCCAGACCATAGCTAGCAACAAGAGTATCATGTAGCATTGTGAAAACTGACCTCCTCATTCTAAAACACTTGTAGAATTTCTTCGGATTCTTCATCCTCGCTTCGACATATTGTATCCCTGTCATCAAAGGCAATGTTCTGGGTGCATAGGGTGCCTTCTCACACTCTTCTGCAGTACAAGCCGCAATAAGATAATACAAATCCATATCATCATCAGAATCATCATTGCCAGACTCCATCTGTAAGTAGACAAAATCAAATCAGCAACAAAATCAAATCAGAATCATCATTCACATGTACTGGTACAAATTTATGCAAATATAAATCAGCGACATATGTTCACATGTACTGGTACAAATTGATGCCAATATAAATCAGCGACATAGGTTCACATGTACTGGTACAAATTCATGCCAATATAAATCAGCGACATAGGTTCACATGTACTGGTACAAATAGAGTGACAACAATACAAATTCAAATGACATAGAGTGACAACAATTCAAATTCATAGCAGCAACATACTACGCCTTGTTCTTTTGTGCCCAGGTCCTCCTGATCCAATCAAGCCTAACAGCAGGCTCCACCTCCTCTTCTAAACAAGTGAATACATCACGGTATTCCTTTATGAGGAAAAGTTGTGTGGCATAGAAATAGTCATCACTCCCAGGCTTTGCTCCGTCTTCAACTATTAAGGCTACCATTCTCCTAATCTCCTCCCTCACAGGATCAATAGCAGGACCAGGAGATGTCACAGAGTTCCtactcttctccttctccttctctttaTTTTCAATTAAATCAATGACACGGTCCAACCTCGAAGCACTGCCACTGCCAGTTCTCAATCTTGGTGCTGCTGCGGGGCTAGGTGAGTAAGGGCATCCTCTCTTCGTACCACGTGCACCACGCAAAGGTGTAACAAGAGCATCATCTTCACCTTCACACCCTGAGCCTTCAACTTCGTCAATGTTCATCCTCGACTGAGAAGCTCGATCTTGAGATGATGGAGGCACTCTAGCTGTCACATTGGTTACAGCATTTTTGTCAAAAATTATCCTCATGTCCTCCTCGTCTTGCAATGGGGCTATCCGAAACTTGGCTGCCTCTGGACACATCTGCACATATCAAAACATCAGTACATCATAGCAAGATCACAACCGTATAGAAGCATATAAAAACATCAGTACCTGTATCTCATGTGCCCACCAATCATCACTAGCATCAATGCTGTGAGTGATTGGATCTCTTCCTAGACCGGATGCATGTTGGATCAATCCCTT includes these proteins:
- the LOC124670340 gene encoding uncharacterized protein At2g29880-like encodes the protein MSSSQPPMEKAKHVKATWDAVAHRVFLDVCIEEVNANNRPVQVLNALGYKNLVENFNKRTKRNYDRKQMKNRWETLKKDYTVWKGLIQHASGLGRDPITHSIDASDDWWAHEIQMCPEAAKFRIAPLQDEEDMRIIFDKNAVTNVTARVPPSSQDRASQSRMNIDEVEGSGCEGEDDALVTPLRGARGTKRGCPYSPSPAAAPRLRTGSGSASRLDRVIDLIENKEKEKEKSRNSVTSPGPAIDPVREEIRRMVALIVEDGAKPGSDDYFYATQLFLIKEYRDVFTCLEEEVEPAVRLDWIRRTWAQKNKA